DNA sequence from the Fibrobacter sp. genome:
TCAAGTGCGACCCCCGCGCGCTGATTCCCCGTCCCGAAACCGAGATGCTGGTGGATATGGCTCGCGACCGCCTTAAGGAACTATGCAGTTCCCGCGGCGACGCCGAAGACGCATCCTGCTTTGTTGTTGAAATCGGTACAGGCTCCGGCTGCATTTCCATCGCTACCGCTAAGGAAATTGCAAACGCCAAGGTTCTGGCCTGCGACATTTCTGACGACGCCCTGAGCCTCGCCAAGGAGAACGCAGCCGCCAACGAACTCGCCGCACCACAGTTGAACTTTGCCAAGGGCGACCTCCTGAACGCAGTTACCGCGGAGGCGTTAACCGCCGCAGGTCTCGCTGCAGACCAGAAGATTGACAGCCTTATCGCAAACCTGCCCTACATCCCGGACTCCGAAAAAGAAAAGCTCCAGCCCGAGGTAGCAAACTTCGACCCGGCCCTAGCCCTCTTTGGCGGCGCCGACGGTCTCGACCTGGTCCGCAAGCTTTTACAGCAGACAGAAGGCCGCATGAATTCCGGAGCATCCATCCTGTTGGAAATCGGTTCCGAGCAGGGCGTTATGCTGGAAGCAGAAGCAGCCAACTATCCCTGGCTTACCTTTACCGGAATCCACAAGGACTACTGCGGCAACGTGCGCTTTGTAAGCTACAAGGCAAAGTAACCTCGCGACAATTCCTGCCACGAGAGTCTTTCACAAATTCTGTTACACTACATTGAGAGCGCCGAGAACATAGGTCTCGCTTTCGCCCATGCGATAGAACGGGAGCAGGTCCTCGTCATCAAGAGAAATATCCAGCCCGGACAATTGAATCTGCTGGTCGATGCGACGTTTGAATGCATTGAACCCGGAATGGGTGTTCCAAAGATTGGATTCTACAACTTCAACTTCGTTATCGTTATTACGGCGACGGGCATTCATCTTGCTTCTCATATCTTTTCCTCAAGACACCCTACTGTATTACGGAGCTAAAACAAGCTTTAGTTCTTAAGTGTCTTTCTGAGCAGCAAATATAAAAAAGCAGAATGTCAAATTGTGACATTCCGTATATTTCCCAAATTTTCTTTTTCCAACCAAGTCTCTTTATAAAACTTATTCGACAACAGTCGCAGTCACCTTGGCATGTCCAACCTTGTCAAGGCCGATCTTTTTCCCCGCAGCAACACTAAGGTCGAGGATTCTAGTTCCCACATAGGGGCCACGGTCATTCACTCGTACCTCGACGCTTTCGCCATTATCCTCGCGGACAACCTTCAGCTTGGTACCGAAAGGCAGTGTCTTATGGGCGCAAGTATAATCATTCTGGTTAAAGATTTCACCACTGGCGGTCAACTTGCCATGAAAACCCGGGCCGTAGTAGCTGGCATCCCCGGAGATTTTGGTTCCTATTTCAGCCTTTTCCTTGGATGCATAGTGCTTGCCCGGAAAACGGACATAACCCTTGCGGGCTGCAATAGAGGCACTTCCGGCACATCCCTCAAGCACCAATGACGTCATTAAAAGAAAGATTAAAACGAAGCCCTTGCCGCGCAACATCGTAGAGCCTTACTCGAAATCATACATGCTGTTGTATGTATTTTCAAGAATTTCTTCTTCTGCGTTCTTGACTTCAGCCTTCTTTTCCTCGGGCTTCTTATTCAAGGTTTCGTAATATTGAGCAGAAAGCTTATTGATATGCTCTTCGCTAGTTTTGGCACGTTTGCGGAGACGTTCCAAGTCCTTATCGGAAATGGTCAAGCGAGTGTTCATCATCTTGGCGGCCTGGATACCCCAAGGAGTCTGACCATATTTTTCCTTCAAGGTCTTATAGGTAATGAGAGTGCTATCCAGCCGTTCCGGATTCATCTGGAAGTAAATAGCCTTCATATACAAGGCCTGTATGCCGGCCTGGGTTTCAGGATATTCCTGGTAAAGGCTGTCGAAGGCAACAAAGGCGCGGGCGTAGGCTGAATCCACCAGATCCATCTTATCCAGAGGAATCTCGGTTGCTATAGTCCAGAGGCTTTCCGCAGCAAGGTAACGATCCTTGGCCAAGTCCTCCTTGGTCTTCAAGGTCACGCGCATGCCCAAGTTAGCCTGAGCCTGCTTTCCGTATTCCGTATCCGGGTACTTTTCGATAATCTCCTTATAGATTTCCTCGGCGGCATCGGGATCGTGCATAAATTCGTCGTATATAAAGGCCTTGGCGTAAGTGGCTCGAAGAACCTTAAGGCTATCGCCAGAATCATTGATTACCACGTCAAGACGTTTTACAGCACTATCAACTTCATCCAGCTTGAACAGGAACAATTCCGCAATCTGGAATTCAGTTCCAAAGAAATTATCGACATTGGGAATGGAATCCAGCTTACGGTCCTGATCGTTCTGGTTGCGCATGGCTATCAGGCGTTGGAGCGCATCACGACGCTCTCGGCTCTGCTGAGCCCATTCGCAAATGGAACGAGATATGTAGCTGCTATCATAATAGATAACGGCCTTATCATAATCCAAGGTTTTGTGCTGTTCGTAATCACCAAGGTTAAAGTAGCTGCGAGAAGCGTAAAGAGTTCGAGGATACTCCGTATTCACCTTCTGCAAGATGATGAATGCATCCGGATAACGGCCTGCCATCAAGGTGATTTCACCGATACGAACCAAGTACTCGGGCTGTTTCTGTTCAAACTCCGGTTCCTTGTACAGAGCCTTGTACTCGTCGGCAGCCTGCAGGTATTCTTGACGATTAACAAGGCATTCGGCAGCCTGTTCTCCTGCGGACTGGCGTTCGCGAGTGTTCAAGAGCTTGATTTCTTCGGCAGTAAAATGCTCGCGGGCCTTATCCCAGTTTTCCTTCTTGTAGTACAGCCCGGCAAGTCTGAAATGAGCCTTGCCCCTCATAAAGGGAGTTCCCGACGTATCGGCAAGAACCGCTTCCAGGGAAGCGATTGCCTGATCCGGGAATTCAGCCTGTTCATCCAGCAACGACAAAAGGTTCAGACCCTGGAAATAGTAAGGGTGCTCCTTACTGGAAATCACAGGTTCCAGGGCGAATCGGCTGATGTTGTATTCATGATTCTTGTAAAGGCAGTAAGCTCGCTGATACTCGACCGCGGGCATGGAATCATGGTCAGAGAAGTAACGTTCAAATTCGTCGTACTTGGTAATGGCCTTGCCCCATTCCTGCTTGTGACGGAAAGATTCGCCAATCAGGAAAACCGCCTCGGCGGTACGTTTCTTGTTCTTGGGAAAACGTTCCAGAACACGGGAGCCTTTTTCAATAACCTTGTCGTACTTTTGCCTTTCTTCTGCGCTAGGAAAGGAATTGTCCGCTTCGGGCACGCTATCCATGCGAGCCTCTCGCATTTCCCCAGCCTGGTCATAAAGTCGTTCCGCATTGAACATGTGGTTCAGATAGGCGCAGCAGGTACAGCCTTCAAAGAAGAAGGCCACCAATGCCAGCGCTATAAAACGGAACTTACACATATTCAAAAAGATACAAAATTGAGCTTGTTAATATTGGTTCAAGTAAGTCACGTAATCGCAAAGCTTAAGCCCAGGCGGAAGTACAGACTTGTCAAAGCGAATCATTCGGACTTCTGCAGGCTTGCCAACCACACGGGCAAGCATTTCAAAGTTGTCCTGGGTTTCCCATACGGCAGCGTCGATTACAAGACCATCTCCGCAATCCGTTTCGCCAGTGCTGTTTCCAATGCCGGAAATTCGGGAATTCTGCTTCAACAGACGGGTAAATACTTCGGGAGCAATTCCCAAATGGTTGGAATTAGAGGAAGAATCCACCACCACAACGTGAACTTCACGGAAATGATTCTGAGCGTCAAACACCACCGTGTAGGTATGCATATAAGGAGCGTTAAAGAAGGTTTCCTGCCATACATTGTTGGAAACAGGCTTGAAGTTTCCTATGGAGTACTTCTTGAAGAATTCCTTGGGAGTGGCACCATAACGAACCAGGTAATGGCCAAGCATGGTACTGAAGTCATGGGTCGTCGACGGCCCCATGGAACCGCGTAAACTGTCTACCGCACGATTCAGGTTGGCGGCAAGTCCGTCATTTGCCACAGGACGGGCCGGGCGAGAAACGATGGTTTCCTGGATTCGCTGTTGGATTTCAGGATAGCTGGCATCGGCCTTCTGGATTTCGGAGAACTGCAGGCGTGCGCGGTCGAACTGGCGTCCCTTCAGGTAAGCTCGGCCCAAGGCTTCACGAAGCGGGAGGTTCTCGGGATAACGTTCCACAAGCGGTTCCAGGATATCACATGCAACCTGAGCCCTGTCCTGCGGAGACATGGAGGAACCAGCACCAGGAACAGGCGGCTTCTTTTCGCCCAAGGTGGCAACCGCCTCGCGGGCAGCCGCATAATCCGGACGGAAAGCAAGAATCCTCTGGTAGATCTTTTCTGCGATTTCGTAATTTCCCTGGTATTCACTCAAGAAGCCCTGCAGCAAAAGAAGCTTGGCATCCACAGGATATTGCGTCAAGGCATACTCTACAATAGCGGAACAGCTATCAAGCAAACCGGTCTGATGGAAAATTTCCGCAAGCAGTTCATAAGCCTTTGGCGAATCACCATTGGACAAGCTAATTGCAGCGCGAACTTCCTTCGAAGCCTCATCGTTGCGGGAATTTTTCAGCAAAAGTTCTGCGTACCAAAGCCTGGCCTCGTAGAGGGCAGGAGCCTTTTCAGAGGAAATGCGAGCCAATTCAAGAGCCGCAGTTTCGTTGCCGGCCATGAACAGATTTCGACTTTCAAGATAGGCAGAAATTCCGGAACCCGGGAAGCGCCCCTGAAGTTTTCCGGTGAGGAGAGTCAGACGATCCTTCTGAAGTTCATTCAGGGATTCCGTCTCGCCGATTTCAAACAAAGTATTAACCGTACCCCAAAGAGAGGGCAATAGATCGGGGTAGAGAACCACGACGCCATCGTAGATTTCATAGGCAGAACCATAGGCTCCACTACGGGACAATTCTGTAGCCCTACGCAGTTCCGTCTGAACCTGGATTGGCATGCCGCCTTTCTCGGATTCCAGGTCCGGGCTGTCACCGCGGAACAAGGTCGAACCTGCCGGCAAGCCATAGGGAACCCCTGGCAGCACTACTTTTGCCGGTCCATAAATATCATAAGCGCGCCAACCAGCCAAAGCCAGTAGCGCACCACAACATAATGTCAAAAAGAGGTACGCGGCCTTACGAGCCGCAGCCGTTGAATTTGCCATTAATCTTCCAAAAAGTCAGCCAGTTTTTCTTTATGTTCCTTGCTCTTCTGCAAACGGCGCAAGGTCTTGTTCTTGATTTGACGGACACGTTCACGGCTAAGCTTGAGGTCTTCGCCAATATCCTTAAGGGTTGTATCCTCGACGGTATCAAGACCGTAGAACATACGCAGGATTTCCTCTTCACGCTGAGGCAGGGAGGACAAGGTCTCCTGGATAAGCTTCTTGCGTTCTTCCCTTTCCATGTCCTCGTCCTGGTTGCCTTCGGAACCAAGAACGTCCATAAGGGTGCTTACAGATTCGCTACTGCTAGAGACGGTGGCGCTATCGCCAATGGGAGCGTCCAAGGAAATATCCACGATCTTTTCCATGACTTCCACGATGTCTCGTTCGTAGGGAGCAAATTCGTCCATGGCGATGGTCTTGTCGTAATCGCCATCGTTTTGCATAAGGGCACGCTTAAAGCGATTTACCAAAGCAAGCTTGTTAGGCGGAATACGGACCGCGCCCACCTGTTCAAACAAGGCCTTCTGGATAGACTGGCGAATCCACCACACGGCGTAAGAGATGAACTTCACATCCTTGTCCATGTCAAAACGCTTGGCGGCCTTGAACAAGCCAAGGTTACCCTCGTTAATCAAGTCAAGAAGGGAAAGTCCGCGGCCCTGGTACTTGCGGGCAACGCTTACCACGAAGCGGAGGTTACCACGGATCAGGCGCTGAAGAGCAGACTTACGAATTTCCTCTGTAGCTCCGGTCTTGATAATGGTCAAGAGAGCCGACTCCTCCTGAGGAGTCAGTGTCGGGAACCTATTCAAGTCTCGAAAGTATAGTGCTTCGTTTGCGTCACTCATAAAAATGCACACCTAATCTCAAATACTATCCGTTTATTTGCTCAAATATGGCTTTTTATGCAGATTTCGTCAAATCCTTAAGTTTCTCATAGGGGTAAATTCCCGAACTATGACCATCACTAAAGGTAATACCAGCTGCATAGCGGCCAACAGATTGAATCTTCACCAAGGCGATATCCGCAGGGACTGTGGAATCATCAAGGATCTTAACGCCGGAATGTTCATCAACACAAAGGGCGCAGGGGCAAGCACAGCGAAGGGTTCTGATATCGCAGGCGCCGCGGGAACCATCGTTCCATTCAAAGCCAAGCTTGCCATCTTCCGTTCTAAAGATTTTCTTAGGTTGAAGCATAGATCCTCCTAGACCTTTTCCACCGGCAAGGCATCGAATTCGTAGTTGTAGTTCTTGAGCACGCCCTCATCCTCGTGGTCAAAGATGGAGACGGTGCGGACCATGGCATCTGCAGCCTGCATAAAGGCCTTGGCTGACTCAGAGTTGGGATTGCTGAGCACCGCAGGTGTGCCGGTGTCGCCGCAGTCGGCAACGGCAGGTTCCAGGGGAACCTTTGCAATCAGCGGAACGCCCCACTTTTCAGCAATCTTTTCACCGCCGCCCTGGCGGAAAATGTAGTGAGGCTTGTTGCACTGGTCGCAGATAAAGTAGCTCATGTTTTCGACGATACCGATTACGGGAACTCCCACGTTATCGAACATGGCGATACCCTTGCGGCAGTCGGCCAAGGCAACTTCCTGAGGAGTGGTAACCACAACCGCACCAGCCATGGGGCAGTTCTGGGTCAAGGTCAGCTGGATGTCGCCTGTTCCTGGAGGAAAGTCCACCAACAGGTAGTCAAGCTTGCCCCAACGTACATGATGGATAAAGTGCTGGATCATCTGGCTCACCATGGGGCCGCGCCAGATGGTCGCCTTGTCGGAATCGGCAAACATGCACATGGAAACAATGCTTACGCCGCCCTTGGCTTCCACAGGAGCGATGGTATTATCGTCAAAGACTTCGGGTGCCTTGTCAATACCGAACATGAGGCCCATGCTGGGGCCATAAATGTCCGCATCCAAAATTCCGACCCTGGCCCCAGACAAACTTAAGGCCATGGCCAAGTTTGCGGTGACTGTGGACTTACCCACGCCACCCTTTCCGCTAGCCACAGCCACCACATGGGCCACTTCGCCGATGTGGGAATTCTGAGGTGCATGGGCAGCGGAATTACCCGTTGCAGAACCGCCTTCCTTGGCAGTGAAAGTCACGTTGACTTCGGTTGCGCCCATAGCCTTCACAATGGCAATGCACTGGTCCTTGAACTGGTCGCGGATAGGGCAAGTAGGCGTAGTGAGACGCAGGTCGAAACTGACCTTTGTACCTTCAATCTTCAGGTTCTGCACAAAGTCCAGTTCCACAATATTCTTGTGAAGATCCGGATCCTGCACGGCGCAAAGCGCTTTTAAGATGTTTTTTTCGTCAAGAATCATGATGTCCAAAAATTAAAGATTAAGAATTAAAAATTAAGAATGAAGACAAAGGAGCCTTCGGCTCAATCTTAAACAAGCGGCGAGCCGCAACCATTTACATTTTTCATCTTTCATTCTTCATTTTTCATCATCAATTATCCATTAAGTGAAAACTTCGGCATCCTCAATAAGTGCGTCATGCAGGGCGGCCATTCCTCTTCGTAATGACTTACCAGAATAATGGTTGTTTCCGTGGAAAGAAGCTGAAGCAAGTGGAACAGCTTTTCGCGGTATTCACCCTTCAATCCCTGAGACGGTTCATCCAGCAAAAGGACCTTGGGCGGGCGAATTGCAGCACGAGCCATCAGCACCAAGCGTTTGTCGATGGGAGACAAGGATCGGACATTCAGGTTCACATCCTCGAAGCCCAGATAGTTCAACCATTCGCGAGCCTTGGCCTTTTCTTCCCAAGTAGGATTGTCAGCCTTGCAAAGGTTTGGCGTAAAACCAGTAAGAAGAACTTCAAGAATACTCAAGTCCTCGCGATACTGCAAGGCTAGTTCCGGAGAGAAGAATCCAAGTTTGGCCTTGTGATCCCAGATGTTGAGACCGTGGCCCGGGCGTTCCCCCAGGAGGGTAATGTCATTATTGTAAATCTGCGGATGGTCCGCCGTAAGCATTCCCATGAGGGTACTCTTACCGGCACCATTCTCGCCCATCACAGCCCAGTGTTCGCCCTTACGAACAGTCCAGTTCAAATTCTTGATAACGTCAGTTTCGCCAAAGCGAACATTGATGTTCTTCAATGAGAAAAGCTCTTCGCCATCAGATTCAGACTTGAATTCAGCCGCAATGTAGGATTTACCGGCCTTCAGGTCCACCACTTCATAATCCTTCAATTCCTTCTTGGTGAACTTGGGCTGGGCTGCCACTTCAGGCAACTTTCCTTCGTACTGGGTAAAGGTCTTATCCGCATATACAAAGGCAGGAATTTCCGGCAGCAGTTCGTCTTCGCGGGCAAGGCGTACGGCAATCTTCAGCCCCGGGCGTTTTGCCAAGTCTGCAACACGGCCAGCCAAGTGGGCGCGATATTCGGGATCGAGACCGCC
Encoded proteins:
- the prmC gene encoding peptide chain release factor N(5)-glutamine methyltransferase, yielding MANPQNAPMTVLEILNRTKVFFEKKGVPDPLLDAQYIISHGLKMKSRMDLYLNFEKPLTPAELDELRPMVARRANREPLQHIIGDTSFRGFIIKCDPRALIPRPETEMLVDMARDRLKELCSSRGDAEDASCFVVEIGTGSGCISIATAKEIANAKVLACDISDDALSLAKENAAANELAAPQLNFAKGDLLNAVTAEALTAAGLAADQKIDSLIANLPYIPDSEKEKLQPEVANFDPALALFGGADGLDLVRKLLQQTEGRMNSGASILLEIGSEQGVMLEAEAANYPWLTFTGIHKDYCGNVRFVSYKAK
- a CDS encoding septal ring lytic transglycosylase RlpA family protein — encoded protein: MLEGCAGSASIAARKGYVRFPGKHYASKEKAEIGTKISGDASYYGPGFHGKLTASGEIFNQNDYTCAHKTLPFGTKLKVVREDNGESVEVRVNDRGPYVGTRILDLSVAAGKKIGLDKVGHAKVTATVVE
- a CDS encoding tetratricopeptide repeat protein, yielding MCKFRFIALALVAFFFEGCTCCAYLNHMFNAERLYDQAGEMREARMDSVPEADNSFPSAEERQKYDKVIEKGSRVLERFPKNKKRTAEAVFLIGESFRHKQEWGKAITKYDEFERYFSDHDSMPAVEYQRAYCLYKNHEYNISRFALEPVISSKEHPYYFQGLNLLSLLDEQAEFPDQAIASLEAVLADTSGTPFMRGKAHFRLAGLYYKKENWDKAREHFTAEEIKLLNTRERQSAGEQAAECLVNRQEYLQAADEYKALYKEPEFEQKQPEYLVRIGEITLMAGRYPDAFIILQKVNTEYPRTLYASRSYFNLGDYEQHKTLDYDKAVIYYDSSYISRSICEWAQQSRERRDALQRLIAMRNQNDQDRKLDSIPNVDNFFGTEFQIAELFLFKLDEVDSAVKRLDVVINDSGDSLKVLRATYAKAFIYDEFMHDPDAAEEIYKEIIEKYPDTEYGKQAQANLGMRVTLKTKEDLAKDRYLAAESLWTIATEIPLDKMDLVDSAYARAFVAFDSLYQEYPETQAGIQALYMKAIYFQMNPERLDSTLITYKTLKEKYGQTPWGIQAAKMMNTRLTISDKDLERLRKRAKTSEEHINKLSAQYYETLNKKPEEKKAEVKNAEEEILENTYNSMYDFE
- a CDS encoding RNA polymerase sigma factor RpoD/SigA; translated protein: MSDANEALYFRDLNRFPTLTPQEESALLTIIKTGATEEIRKSALQRLIRGNLRFVVSVARKYQGRGLSLLDLINEGNLGLFKAAKRFDMDKDVKFISYAVWWIRQSIQKALFEQVGAVRIPPNKLALVNRFKRALMQNDGDYDKTIAMDEFAPYERDIVEVMEKIVDISLDAPIGDSATVSSSSESVSTLMDVLGSEGNQDEDMEREERKKLIQETLSSLPQREEEILRMFYGLDTVEDTTLKDIGEDLKLSRERVRQIKNKTLRRLQKSKEHKEKLADFLED
- a CDS encoding DUF971 domain-containing protein: MLQPKKIFRTEDGKLGFEWNDGSRGACDIRTLRCACPCALCVDEHSGVKILDDSTVPADIALVKIQSVGRYAAGITFSDGHSSGIYPYEKLKDLTKSA
- a CDS encoding Mrp/NBP35 family ATP-binding protein; the protein is MILDEKNILKALCAVQDPDLHKNIVELDFVQNLKIEGTKVSFDLRLTTPTCPIRDQFKDQCIAIVKAMGATEVNVTFTAKEGGSATGNSAAHAPQNSHIGEVAHVVAVASGKGGVGKSTVTANLAMALSLSGARVGILDADIYGPSMGLMFGIDKAPEVFDDNTIAPVEAKGGVSIVSMCMFADSDKATIWRGPMVSQMIQHFIHHVRWGKLDYLLVDFPPGTGDIQLTLTQNCPMAGAVVVTTPQEVALADCRKGIAMFDNVGVPVIGIVENMSYFICDQCNKPHYIFRQGGGEKIAEKWGVPLIAKVPLEPAVADCGDTGTPAVLSNPNSESAKAFMQAADAMVRTVSIFDHEDEGVLKNYNYEFDALPVEKV
- a CDS encoding ATP-binding cassette domain-containing protein, which gives rise to MEFKRFEALIEKFPQVQIFSTEGEDLDRVITHFLNQQKNVSTMSEAMQRKIQQALAPFFQQRFISLGDSEAPLVRNLLLNKKFFLQTDRYIDDMAWPETDPEKLEEALKIADLAEGILDRKLLSLSNGELRRVLLARMWMENPEWVYFNDLFGGLDPEYRAHLAGRVADLAKRPGLKIAVRLAREDELLPEIPAFVYADKTFTQYEGKLPEVAAQPKFTKKELKDYEVVDLKAGKSYIAAEFKSESDGEELFSLKNINVRFGETDVIKNLNWTVRKGEHWAVMGENGAGKSTLMGMLTADHPQIYNNDITLLGERPGHGLNIWDHKAKLGFFSPELALQYREDLSILEVLLTGFTPNLCKADNPTWEEKAKAREWLNYLGFEDVNLNVRSLSPIDKRLVLMARAAIRPPKVLLLDEPSQGLKGEYREKLFHLLQLLSTETTIILVSHYEEEWPPCMTHLLRMPKFSLNG